In one Arenibacter antarcticus genomic region, the following are encoded:
- a CDS encoding SCO family protein encodes MKILVDKMKNTLKIVLLFLLVGSFTSCNFGKNDKTASVIYECPMHCEGEKTYDQPGSCPVCKMDLVPVSIKEKKDGAISDLSIYNLPSIWTTQNNEEIELKELQGDVVVMVMIYTSCQTACPRLAADMRNIEKQIPADKKDKVTLVLVSIDPETDTPERLAAFAKENKMDSKKWVLLRGSEENTLEFAAVLAVNYKRISPLDFSHSNIISVFDQGGELAHQQEGLGVNNKETISKILELVN; translated from the coding sequence ATGAAAATTCTAGTCGATAAAATGAAAAACACCTTAAAGATTGTCCTATTATTTCTTCTTGTCGGCAGCTTCACCTCTTGCAATTTTGGCAAGAACGATAAAACTGCCTCTGTAATTTATGAATGCCCCATGCATTGCGAAGGAGAGAAAACCTATGACCAACCGGGAAGTTGCCCAGTTTGTAAAATGGATTTGGTTCCGGTATCCATCAAGGAAAAAAAAGATGGTGCAATTTCTGATCTTTCCATTTATAATCTACCCTCTATATGGACCACACAAAACAACGAAGAAATTGAGCTAAAGGAATTACAAGGCGATGTTGTGGTTATGGTAATGATATATACTTCTTGCCAAACGGCGTGCCCAAGATTGGCCGCAGATATGCGCAACATTGAAAAACAGATCCCTGCAGACAAAAAAGATAAGGTCACCCTAGTCCTAGTAAGTATAGATCCGGAAACAGACACCCCAGAGCGATTGGCAGCATTTGCCAAGGAAAATAAGATGGATTCTAAGAAATGGGTATTACTAAGAGGCTCTGAAGAAAATACCCTCGAATTTGCTGCCGTATTAGCCGTAAACTACAAGAGAATATCTCCATTGGATTTTTCCCACAGCAACATCATTAGTGTTTTTGACCAAGGGGGCGAACTGGCGCACCAACAAGAAGGTCTTGGGGTAAATAACAAGGAAACCATTTCAAAAATCCTTGAATTGGTCAATTAA
- the mfd gene encoding transcription-repair coupling factor, whose protein sequence is MTKSFLPQLFAQSPQLRKLQTIIADSQNNTTPGEPSITNLKGLTGSSLSFVVAEAFEKANIPFLFVLSDKEEAAYYLNDLEQLIGEKDALFYPGSYRRPYQIEETDNANVLLRAEVLNRINSRKKPAVIVTYPDALFEKVVTRRELEKNTLKIKLDDTLSLDFLNEVLFEYKFKRVDFVTEPGEFSVRGGIMDVFSFSHDEPYRIEFFGDEVDSIRTFDVETQLSNQKVKKITIIPNVENKFLDENRESILKYIAPNTLIVSKNLNHLFDRLDSFFEKAEEAFGKLSNEIKRAKPLELFANSELIQQQLGSFKVLEIDGNKDSNSGDTILFNTQPQPSFNKKFDLLIDNLNQNHTNGYVNYIFCATDQQAQRFHDIFEEVDKEVHYKTIVYPLYQGFLDSDLKIACYTDHQIFERYLKFHLKNGYAKKQAITLKDLNKLEIGDYVTHIDHGIGKFGGLQKIDVEGKKQEAIKLMYGDRDILYVSIHSLHKISKFNGKDGAPPKIYKLGSGAWKKIKDKAKSRVKKIAFDLIQLYAKRRTEKGFQYGPDSYLQLELEASFIYEDTPDQTKSTEDIKKDMENERPMDRLVCGDVGFGKTEVAIRAAFKAVDNGKQVAVLVPTTILAFQHHRTFTERLKDMPVTVDYVNRFRTAKEKKETLANLEAGKVDIIIGTHQLVNKNVKFKDLGLLIVDEEQKFGVSVKDKLKSIKENVDVLTLTATPIPRTLQFSLMAARDLSVINTAPPNRYPIESEVIRFSEETIRDAISYEIQRGGQIFFIHNRIENIKEVAGMIQRLVPDAKIGIGHGQMEGKKLETLMLAFMNGEFDVLVSTTIVESGLDVTNANTIFINNANNFGLSDLHQMRGRVGRSNKKAFCYFITPPYEVMTNDARKRIQALEQFTALGSGFNIAMKDLEIRGAGDLLGGEQSGFINDIGFDTYQKILAEAIDELKENEFKDLYEEVKGKPKVYVKDTQIDSDFELLFPDNYINNVTERLNQYTQLNQVKDEAALQKFESDLKDRFGELPPQAVDLLNSVRIKWIANSIGLEKIVMKKGKMIGYFIADQQSNFYQSTQFTTVLRFIQSNPKLAKLKEKETRNGLRLLLVFEQIKTLDKAFKAIQVLSPERLNAEIKST, encoded by the coding sequence TTGACAAAATCTTTCTTGCCACAACTGTTTGCACAGTCTCCGCAACTGCGAAAACTGCAGACGATTATTGCCGATTCCCAAAATAACACTACACCAGGAGAACCTTCGATAACCAACCTAAAAGGTCTAACTGGATCCTCTTTATCCTTTGTAGTTGCCGAGGCCTTTGAAAAAGCCAATATTCCATTTTTATTTGTGCTTTCGGACAAGGAAGAAGCCGCCTACTACTTAAACGATTTGGAGCAGCTAATAGGTGAAAAGGATGCCCTATTTTATCCGGGCAGCTATAGGAGGCCCTACCAAATAGAAGAAACGGACAATGCAAATGTACTGTTACGTGCCGAAGTCCTTAACCGTATCAACTCTAGAAAAAAACCAGCCGTTATTGTCACTTACCCGGATGCGCTTTTTGAAAAAGTGGTCACCAGAAGGGAATTGGAAAAAAATACTTTAAAAATAAAACTGGACGACACGCTTTCGCTCGATTTTCTGAACGAAGTATTGTTCGAATACAAATTTAAGAGGGTCGATTTTGTTACCGAGCCGGGAGAATTTTCCGTGCGGGGTGGAATTATGGACGTATTCTCCTTTTCGCATGATGAACCTTACCGGATCGAATTTTTCGGAGACGAAGTAGACAGTATCAGAACCTTTGATGTAGAGACACAATTGTCTAATCAAAAGGTAAAGAAGATTACCATTATCCCCAATGTAGAAAATAAATTCCTGGATGAAAACAGGGAAAGCATACTGAAATACATTGCACCAAATACTCTTATAGTAAGCAAAAACCTCAACCACCTTTTCGATAGGCTCGATTCGTTTTTTGAAAAAGCAGAGGAAGCGTTCGGCAAACTATCCAATGAAATAAAGCGGGCTAAACCCTTAGAGCTTTTTGCAAATTCGGAATTAATACAACAACAGTTGGGGAGTTTTAAGGTATTGGAAATAGATGGGAATAAAGATTCCAATTCCGGGGACACCATTCTATTTAATACACAACCTCAACCTTCGTTCAATAAAAAGTTTGATCTTTTAATTGATAATCTAAACCAAAATCATACTAATGGATATGTAAATTACATTTTCTGTGCTACAGACCAACAGGCCCAACGCTTCCATGATATTTTTGAGGAAGTGGACAAGGAAGTGCATTACAAAACCATTGTTTATCCCCTTTACCAAGGATTTTTGGATAGCGATCTAAAAATTGCCTGCTACACCGACCATCAAATTTTTGAACGATACCTGAAGTTCCATCTGAAGAACGGATATGCTAAAAAGCAGGCCATAACCCTAAAAGACCTGAACAAACTGGAAATTGGGGACTATGTAACCCATATAGACCACGGTATAGGTAAATTTGGCGGACTTCAAAAAATAGATGTAGAAGGCAAAAAACAGGAGGCCATAAAATTGATGTACGGGGATCGTGATATCCTTTATGTAAGCATACATTCCCTTCATAAAATCTCCAAATTCAATGGGAAGGACGGGGCTCCCCCAAAAATATACAAGCTAGGTTCGGGCGCATGGAAAAAAATTAAGGACAAGGCCAAATCGCGTGTAAAGAAAATTGCGTTCGACCTCATCCAACTCTACGCAAAACGCCGAACGGAAAAAGGTTTTCAGTACGGCCCTGACAGTTATCTACAGCTCGAATTGGAAGCCTCCTTCATCTATGAAGATACCCCCGACCAAACTAAATCTACCGAGGACATTAAAAAGGACATGGAAAATGAACGTCCTATGGACCGACTTGTTTGCGGAGATGTGGGCTTTGGAAAGACTGAGGTGGCTATACGTGCCGCCTTTAAAGCGGTAGACAACGGTAAGCAAGTTGCTGTCCTAGTACCAACCACCATTCTGGCCTTCCAACATCACCGTACTTTTACAGAGAGACTGAAAGATATGCCTGTCACCGTAGACTATGTCAACCGTTTTAGGACCGCAAAAGAAAAAAAGGAGACCCTTGCAAATTTGGAAGCTGGTAAGGTCGACATTATCATTGGCACCCATCAATTAGTAAACAAAAATGTAAAGTTTAAGGATTTAGGACTCTTGATAGTAGATGAGGAACAAAAGTTTGGGGTATCGGTTAAGGACAAACTAAAATCTATCAAAGAAAATGTAGATGTGCTTACTCTTACCGCCACTCCCATTCCAAGAACCCTTCAATTTAGCCTGATGGCGGCCAGAGACCTTTCTGTCATTAATACCGCACCACCAAATAGGTATCCAATTGAGAGCGAGGTAATCCGTTTTAGCGAAGAGACCATTAGGGATGCCATTTCTTATGAAATTCAACGCGGGGGACAGATATTTTTTATCCACAATAGGATTGAAAACATCAAGGAAGTAGCAGGCATGATACAGCGTTTGGTCCCAGACGCTAAAATAGGTATTGGTCATGGACAAATGGAAGGAAAAAAATTGGAGACCCTAATGTTGGCCTTTATGAATGGGGAATTTGACGTATTAGTATCCACCACCATTGTAGAAAGTGGGTTGGATGTCACCAATGCAAATACCATTTTCATTAACAATGCCAATAATTTTGGATTGAGCGATCTACACCAAATGCGGGGCCGGGTAGGCCGAAGTAACAAAAAGGCATTCTGTTATTTTATTACCCCTCCCTATGAAGTCATGACCAACGATGCCAGAAAGCGAATTCAGGCCTTAGAGCAATTTACAGCGTTGGGAAGTGGCTTTAATATTGCCATGAAAGATTTGGAAATTCGCGGAGCCGGGGATCTCCTCGGGGGTGAACAAAGCGGATTTATCAACGATATTGGATTTGATACCTACCAAAAAATATTGGCAGAGGCTATTGATGAGCTTAAAGAAAATGAGTTTAAGGATCTCTATGAAGAGGTAAAAGGAAAGCCCAAGGTTTACGTTAAGGATACTCAAATAGATTCAGATTTTGAACTGCTTTTCCCGGACAATTATATCAACAATGTTACCGAACGCCTCAATCAGTATACCCAACTTAACCAAGTAAAGGATGAGGCTGCCTTGCAAAAATTTGAATCGGACCTAAAAGACCGCTTTGGGGAATTGCCACCCCAAGCAGTGGATTTATTGAACTCAGTCCGAATTAAATGGATTGCCAACAGTATAGGTTTGGAGAAAATCGTCATGAAAAAAGGTAAAATGATAGGTTATTTTATCGCAGATCAGCAATCAAATTTCTACCAGAGCACACAGTTCACTACGGTTTTAAGATTTATCCAAAGCAATCCTAAGCTCGCAAAACTAAAGGAAAAAGAAACTCGCAACGGACTCCGTCTTTTATTGGTGTTTGAACAAATAAAAACTTTGGATAAGGCCTTTAAAGCCATACAAGTCCTAAGTCCCGAACGATTAAATGCGGAAATTAAATCCACCTAA
- a CDS encoding thioredoxin family protein: MYIKKILFLLGMVLALNLQAQHHISGNLSPADDFKWLIVYKLNPTAQTYITDTEVKNGMFTLNIPENSLPGVYRIVYAIPQEEFYFDVIYSGKESISLIFNREKGLEFHSSKENIIYYSYFEKVKELEQKIHQLYANNNSYPKLLEEQYRALREIQKSFELQSKGLLSEHFIKANESYIPINYQNQEIFLAHKKKHYFDLIDLEDSILQESGFISDKVLNYVFNTFSAQPLPVEEMESELKLNIKHVAEVIANLNARYKARIMDDIWSTAAKNNLNNTADFIYSGYLHDLAIATNNTELTQKIETHTRLRIGAIAPEIEWENEGTTQKLSDLSGAENYILIFWSSQCSHCLNELPKLHQGIQTLSNTKVLAIGLEEDRSTWKMETKKLPDFIHGISLGKWDSKYVKTYDIQQTPTYLILDKEKRIVAKPDTYKEVIAFLKGDQ, encoded by the coding sequence ATGTATATTAAAAAAATTCTATTCTTATTGGGAATGGTACTTGCCCTAAACCTTCAGGCCCAACATCATATTTCAGGGAACCTGTCGCCAGCAGATGATTTTAAATGGTTGATTGTTTACAAATTAAATCCGACTGCCCAAACTTATATTACCGATACCGAAGTGAAAAATGGAATGTTCACCTTAAACATTCCAGAAAACTCCCTTCCAGGGGTATATCGTATTGTATATGCCATCCCTCAGGAAGAATTTTATTTCGATGTTATTTACAGTGGCAAGGAGAGCATTAGTCTGATTTTTAATCGGGAGAAGGGATTGGAATTCCATTCTTCTAAGGAGAATATAATTTACTATAGTTATTTTGAAAAAGTAAAGGAATTGGAGCAGAAAATACACCAACTGTATGCAAACAACAATTCTTACCCCAAGCTTCTTGAGGAACAATACAGAGCACTAAGGGAAATTCAAAAATCCTTTGAACTCCAGTCCAAAGGACTATTAAGCGAACATTTTATCAAAGCAAACGAATCGTATATTCCCATTAATTATCAGAATCAGGAAATTTTCCTTGCCCATAAAAAGAAGCACTATTTTGATCTGATCGATTTGGAAGATTCTATTTTACAGGAATCAGGATTTATATCCGATAAAGTACTAAACTATGTCTTTAACACCTTCTCAGCCCAGCCTCTACCAGTAGAAGAAATGGAATCGGAATTAAAATTGAACATAAAACATGTTGCTGAAGTAATTGCCAATTTGAACGCCAGATACAAAGCACGAATTATGGACGATATTTGGAGTACGGCCGCCAAGAACAACCTTAACAACACAGCCGATTTCATCTATTCCGGTTATTTGCACGACTTGGCAATAGCGACTAACAATACCGAACTGACCCAGAAAATAGAAACCCATACCCGCTTGAGAATTGGCGCCATTGCTCCAGAAATTGAGTGGGAAAATGAAGGGACGACACAAAAACTGAGCGATCTGTCTGGTGCAGAAAACTATATTCTGATATTTTGGAGCAGCCAATGCTCTCATTGCCTAAACGAACTTCCTAAGCTTCATCAAGGAATACAAACACTATCTAACACTAAAGTATTGGCTATAGGACTGGAAGAAGATAGGAGCACCTGGAAAATGGAAACTAAAAAATTACCCGATTTTATCCATGGTATTTCCTTGGGAAAATGGGATAGTAAATATGTGAAAACATATGATATACAGCAAACACCTACCTATCTCATTTTAGACAAAGAAAAACGAATTGTTGCCAAACCAGATACTTATAAAGAGGTGATCGCTTTTTTGAAAGGAGATCAATAA
- a CDS encoding aspartate kinase: MKTISSVVEDYIKKKPFLQSALAQGIINLTSLSRIVKPEIENELGKDIRNGAIVMALKRLSDDLEFRATHKIIKVLKNIGEITVRSSLTDFTFLVSDSILENQTILLKEINKNKDVFYTSSRGVNEMNIVVSNTLDKAVEELFKHEKCTQKAEHLSSITVKLPAENVSVPGIYYFIFQRLAWEGIVLFEVISTTNEFTIIVNDEQVDIAFRTIKDLKTL, from the coding sequence ATGAAGACTATTTCATCGGTAGTAGAGGACTACATTAAGAAGAAGCCTTTTTTGCAAAGCGCACTTGCTCAGGGCATTATAAATCTCACTTCCTTGTCTAGGATTGTTAAACCCGAGATTGAAAACGAACTGGGAAAGGATATCAGGAACGGGGCAATAGTAATGGCCTTAAAGCGACTTTCAGATGATCTGGAGTTTAGAGCGACCCATAAAATTATTAAAGTTCTCAAAAATATAGGAGAAATAACGGTGCGGTCTTCCTTAACCGATTTCACTTTTTTGGTTTCCGATAGTATTTTGGAAAATCAGACTATTTTATTAAAAGAAATCAATAAGAACAAAGATGTTTTTTATACTTCTTCTAGAGGGGTAAACGAAATGAATATTGTTGTTAGCAACACTTTGGATAAAGCCGTGGAGGAATTGTTTAAACACGAAAAGTGTACACAGAAAGCCGAACACCTATCCTCTATTACCGTAAAGCTTCCTGCCGAAAATGTTTCGGTACCTGGTATCTATTATTTTATTTTCCAACGTTTGGCTTGGGAGGGTATTGTATTGTTTGAGGTGATCTCAACCACCAACGAGTTTACCATTATAGTGAACGATGAGCAGGTAGATATTGCCTTTAGGACCATTAAGGATCTGAAAACCTTATAA
- a CDS encoding YraN family protein, translating to MAIHNEFGEKGEKLAEAYLRKNGYQIVHKNYRYLKAEIDIIAQKGDILAVVEVKSRSSEYWQDFADTVREKKIKLLVKAADHYVISKDLDVEVRFDIITVLKDGSKFKIDHWENAFYHF from the coding sequence ATGGCAATACACAACGAATTCGGAGAAAAGGGTGAAAAATTGGCGGAAGCTTACCTGCGGAAAAACGGGTATCAAATTGTTCATAAAAACTATCGCTACTTAAAGGCTGAAATTGATATTATAGCCCAAAAGGGCGATATATTGGCTGTTGTGGAAGTCAAATCTAGAAGTTCTGAATATTGGCAGGATTTTGCCGATACAGTAAGGGAGAAGAAAATTAAATTATTGGTAAAAGCGGCAGATCATTATGTAATCAGTAAAGATCTGGACGTAGAAGTTAGATTTGATATTATTACGGTCCTTAAGGACGGTTCAAAATTTAAGATAGATCACTGGGAAAATGCGTTTTATCATTTTTAA
- a CDS encoding DUF1800 family protein, with translation MEYFINCNTSSLAPYTPALDAAKAAHLYRRLGFSAAVQTIEQATGQSANALVNMLIAEAQNMPPLPEPTWANWDNSNYPTDDEQRNQIKNTQEEEWRIAYTQTLLNNNLRDRLSFFWSNHLVTQLEVYSCNQFLYEYINCLQRNAIGNFKTMVSEVGLTSAMLYYLDGAYSNGDNPNENYARELYELFTLGEGNGYTEEDIIETAKALTGYVNRGEIGCTKVTFDPTKFNTETKTIFGRTGNWGYDDVMDILFEEKATEIGYFICKKLYEFFIHPDSTDDANNAKSIIDGLSATFIANNFEIAPVLSQLFKSQHFFDDEAIGVIIKSPFDIFLNLINETSFAYDDSMIRTVAETSRLLSQEVFNPFDVNGWQRNRTWINTNFMIGRWLTSEMVLEQFWGDKPEQFRAFAVATVGPSNSNTSNPRIVVQAIVTKVLPKGLLTEQDFNNALDVFMVEDIPDNYYGSDFTPEGLGYWMLGTSPEAPLQVYLLLLHLIRQPEFQLK, from the coding sequence ATGGAATATTTTATAAACTGCAATACGTCATCTCTAGCGCCGTACACCCCTGCTTTGGATGCCGCAAAAGCGGCCCATTTATATAGGCGATTGGGTTTTAGTGCCGCTGTCCAAACCATAGAACAGGCAACAGGTCAATCAGCAAACGCTTTAGTAAATATGTTGATCGCCGAGGCCCAGAACATGCCTCCCTTGCCCGAACCTACATGGGCCAATTGGGATAATAGCAATTATCCCACAGATGATGAACAGCGCAATCAAATAAAAAACACCCAAGAGGAGGAATGGCGAATCGCCTATACCCAAACTCTGCTAAATAACAACCTTCGGGATCGACTCAGTTTTTTCTGGAGCAATCATTTGGTCACTCAATTGGAAGTCTATAGTTGTAATCAGTTTCTATACGAGTACATCAACTGCCTGCAGCGCAACGCCATTGGGAATTTTAAGACCATGGTGAGTGAGGTTGGACTTACCAGTGCCATGCTCTATTATTTGGACGGAGCGTATAGCAATGGCGACAACCCCAATGAGAATTATGCCCGGGAGCTCTATGAGCTATTTACCTTAGGGGAAGGAAATGGATATACCGAAGAAGACATTATAGAAACCGCCAAGGCCCTAACCGGATATGTGAACAGAGGCGAGATTGGCTGTACCAAGGTTACCTTCGACCCTACTAAATTTAATACGGAAACTAAGACTATTTTTGGAAGAACGGGAAACTGGGGCTATGACGATGTCATGGATATACTTTTTGAGGAAAAGGCTACTGAAATTGGGTATTTTATCTGTAAAAAATTATATGAATTCTTTATACATCCAGATTCCACCGATGATGCCAATAACGCCAAATCCATTATAGACGGCCTATCCGCAACCTTTATTGCCAATAATTTTGAAATAGCCCCCGTCCTAAGTCAACTTTTTAAAAGTCAGCATTTCTTTGATGACGAAGCCATAGGGGTTATCATTAAAAGTCCGTTCGATATCTTCCTGAACCTAATCAACGAAACCAGCTTCGCCTATGACGATTCCATGATCAGAACCGTGGCAGAAACCTCTAGGTTATTAAGTCAAGAAGTCTTTAATCCGTTCGATGTAAATGGCTGGCAACGAAATAGGACATGGATCAACACCAACTTTATGATCGGCAGATGGCTGACCTCCGAAATGGTGTTGGAGCAATTTTGGGGAGATAAGCCAGAACAATTTCGGGCATTTGCGGTGGCTACTGTTGGCCCAAGTAACAGCAATACAAGCAATCCAAGAATCGTAGTTCAGGCCATAGTAACTAAAGTTTTACCCAAAGGACTGCTTACGGAACAAGATTTCAATAATGCCTTGGATGTATTTATGGTAGAAGACATCCCTGA